One genomic segment of Erysipelotrichaceae bacterium 66202529 includes these proteins:
- a CDS encoding sporulation protein: MTDTLTKDLYEEITNLLHDMGTPAHIKGHYYLRTAILEVYFHPELLKNMMNGLYALIADTYDTTSSCVERSIRNAVEATLDRGDVDFLYSVFRNTISKNKGKPTNREFIMMVVDVLRVRAYVKTA, translated from the coding sequence ATGACGGATACATTGACAAAGGATTTATATGAAGAAATTACAAATCTTCTGCATGACATGGGGACACCTGCGCATATTAAAGGTCACTATTATCTTCGTACTGCTATTCTGGAGGTTTATTTTCACCCGGAGCTGCTAAAGAACATGATGAACGGCTTGTATGCATTGATTGCGGATACCTACGATACGACATCTTCCTGTGTGGAAAGAAGCATTCGCAATGCTGTAGAGGCAACACTGGATCGAGGAGATGTGGATTTTCTATACTCTGTTTTTCGTAATACAATCAGCAAAAATAAAGGAAAACCGACAAATAGAGAATTTATTATGATGGTCGTGGATGTCCTGCGTGTCCGGGCATATGTGAAAACAGCTTAG
- a CDS encoding PTS mannose transporter subunit IIA, translated as MEDNVWVFVCTHGRFGEELIKSAEMIAGETENVFSFSLLPGMPPEDYRSMLEQQLEKLQGGKVLCLVDLFGGTPCTTCAILSKTYDMQILSGLNLAMYIEVTSQKGNYPIDELKSVGLSTLKDSGKDVVKLLSER; from the coding sequence ATGGAGGATAATGTATGGGTCTTCGTCTGTACACATGGAAGATTCGGAGAAGAATTGATTAAATCCGCTGAGATGATTGCTGGTGAGACAGAGAATGTATTCTCGTTTTCCCTGCTTCCCGGTATGCCGCCGGAGGATTACCGTTCCATGCTGGAGCAGCAACTGGAGAAGCTGCAGGGTGGTAAGGTGCTGTGCCTGGTAGACTTGTTTGGAGGAACACCGTGTACGACGTGTGCAATTCTGTCAAAAACCTATGATATGCAGATACTATCGGGATTGAATCTGGCTATGTATATCGAGGTTACATCACAGAAAGGGAACTATCCTATTGATGAATTGAAATCTGTAGGACTTTCCACTTTAAAGGATAGTGGAAAGGATGTTGTAAAGCTGCTGAGCGAACGATAG
- a CDS encoding PTS system mannose/fructose/sorbose family transporter subunit IID, giving the protein METNEKKLTKKDITRSYIQWRLLAEVSHSYERYQSLSMAVTLSKPLRKLYTDDEEYRKALVRHMQFFNTEATIGAIIPGIVLSLEEDRANGAEIPDEVIASIKTGLMGPMAGIGDTLYWGTIKAICFSLAATMALSGNYAGMVFACILFPICGFTIGYFMWHMGYRIGRTSISKILQSGVVNKIIQACSILGLMMMGALSASYVTLTTTAGMKIENSDPILVQQILDEIIPGILPLAVIALIFFAIKKKGMKFNLYIIIIIVLSLVGAFFDIV; this is encoded by the coding sequence ATGGAAACAAATGAAAAGAAGCTTACCAAGAAAGACATAACCCGTTCCTATATCCAGTGGAGATTGCTTGCTGAGGTATCTCACTCCTATGAACGTTATCAGTCTTTGTCTATGGCTGTAACCTTATCGAAGCCATTACGTAAATTATACACTGACGATGAAGAGTATAGAAAGGCTCTGGTACGTCATATGCAGTTCTTCAATACGGAGGCAACCATTGGTGCTATCATTCCCGGTATCGTTTTATCGCTGGAGGAGGATCGTGCAAATGGTGCTGAAATTCCGGATGAGGTCATAGCATCGATTAAGACAGGGCTTATGGGGCCTATGGCAGGTATTGGTGATACGCTGTACTGGGGAACCATCAAGGCAATCTGCTTCTCACTTGCGGCAACAATGGCATTAAGCGGTAATTATGCTGGCATGGTATTTGCTTGTATCCTGTTTCCGATTTGCGGATTTACGATTGGATACTTTATGTGGCATATGGGATATCGTATCGGTAGAACCAGTATTTCCAAAATCCTGCAAAGCGGTGTTGTAAATAAAATTATTCAGGCCTGCAGTATACTGGGGCTGATGATGATGGGGGCATTGTCCGCAAGCTATGTTACATTAACTACAACAGCTGGTATGAAAATAGAAAACAGCGATCCTATTCTGGTACAGCAGATTCTGGATGAAATCATTCCGGGTATTCTGCCGTTAGCTGTTATTGCTCTAATATTCTTTGCCATAAAGAAAAAGGGTATGAAGTTTAATCTGTATATCATTATCATTATTGTACTGAGTCTGGTCGGTGCATTCTTTGATATCGTATAG
- a CDS encoding amidohydrolase: MDKYKQAVTATVDAEFDHLWKLASYIHANPEIAFEEKKAASALSSYLHEAGFILETGIAGLETAFKAVFKKGDGPRIAVLAEYDALQGLGHACGHNLIATSALGCAVAVKHALQQSDLQGSIEVYGTPAEEDGGGKIIMLDHGVFDGLDAVFLMHPTSAMARIGGECASFTDFVIEYFGKSAHAESHPENGINALDAANLFYQAVGLTRQQLRDSIHVCCILAESEKDIGRIPDYAKLEVEISTMRVKDIETTKQKIINIAEGMALASGCRVSYKEIPGYYGRMPNAVLGELCRQEMLALQEPMMEGMPSDAGGEDLGNVSRVIPACNLYMTLLPEKKISGHTEQFRELAISDAGKHCLDVSSKGMANSIVRLFQEPDLLKQAKEELRCRQKEEAANE, from the coding sequence ATGGATAAATATAAACAGGCTGTAACAGCCACTGTAGATGCAGAGTTTGATCATCTATGGAAGCTGGCATCCTATATTCATGCAAATCCTGAAATAGCCTTTGAAGAGAAGAAAGCTGCATCTGCACTTTCTTCTTATCTGCATGAGGCAGGATTCATTCTGGAAACAGGTATTGCAGGATTGGAAACAGCCTTCAAGGCTGTATTTAAAAAAGGAGACGGCCCCAGAATCGCTGTGCTGGCTGAATATGACGCATTACAGGGATTGGGGCATGCCTGCGGACATAACTTGATTGCGACAAGTGCACTGGGCTGTGCCGTTGCTGTAAAGCATGCATTGCAACAAAGTGATCTGCAGGGAAGCATTGAGGTATATGGTACTCCTGCTGAAGAAGACGGCGGTGGAAAAATCATCATGCTGGATCACGGTGTGTTTGACGGTCTGGATGCGGTATTTTTAATGCATCCAACCAGTGCCATGGCAAGAATCGGCGGGGAATGTGCTTCCTTTACGGATTTTGTAATTGAATATTTTGGAAAAAGCGCCCATGCGGAATCTCATCCGGAAAATGGAATCAATGCCCTGGATGCCGCAAATCTCTTCTATCAGGCTGTAGGTCTTACGCGCCAGCAGCTGAGAGATTCGATTCATGTCTGCTGTATCCTGGCAGAAAGTGAAAAGGATATCGGCCGGATTCCCGATTATGCAAAGCTGGAGGTTGAGATTTCCACCATGCGCGTGAAGGATATTGAGACAACGAAGCAGAAGATTATCAATATCGCAGAGGGAATGGCCCTTGCCAGCGGCTGCCGGGTGTCCTATAAGGAAATTCCAGGCTATTATGGACGTATGCCAAATGCTGTTTTGGGTGAGCTTTGCCGCCAGGAAATGCTGGCCCTTCAGGAGCCGATGATGGAAGGTATGCCAAGTGATGCCGGAGGAGAGGATTTGGGAAATGTATCCCGTGTGATTCCTGCCTGCAACCTGTATATGACATTGCTTCCGGAAAAGAAAATTTCCGGACATACAGAGCAATTCCGTGAGCTTGCGATATCTGATGCAGGAAAGCACTGTCTGGATGTTTCCAGTAAGGGTATGGCAAACAGTATTGTACGGCTGTTTCAGGAACCGGATCTGCTGAAGCAGGCAAAAGAGGAGCTGAGGTGCCGTCAGAAGGAGGAGGCTGCGAATGAATAA
- a CDS encoding PRD domain-containing protein: MRRKSRVADTLKQICADISFSSIQEGYEGVSAQQLSEFMGMDRANVSKELNQLFQEDAVIKITGRPVYYFDRERMEELLAHPLDTCTVPSLQDFLQGHRQDTENDFDKLIGSDKSLKTMINKAKAAMIYPPFGLHTLLVGPTGAGKTMFAEIMYQYAKDHGVLNKTAPFVIFNCAEYADNPQLLLGQLFGYVKGAYTGAERENEGLVEKAQNGVLFLDEIHRLPPEGQEMLFMLLDKGEYRKLGANETSKDARVLIIAATTENLESSLLQTFLRRIPMTITMPSLEDRSIEERYELIEKFFRQEYNQVKIPIHVKAKVMRALLSYDCKGNIGQLKADIRLLCANGFLEHISRQDEVIRITLSLLQEHIYHGLLNSGKQKEVDDFLTMHDQDVFVYDQETKLERYDGEFLNIYEEMNRRFQDYEAKGYDNTKINHHMRTYIETYIKTLSNQIEESGSEAMLYKIVPIHVYHAVEVALQLAQQRLGYPISKKVYTAMALHISALLENKRKEHELNPNVYDVLSENPNEYHVAMDIMSFLQKELEITFPPQEIVFFTMFLCIEKDKPQVNGAIALLALAHGNGVARNMVDVANALLDTRHGHALDMSLHQSVDDFLDTVTRKVKEIDEGKGVLILVDMGSLLSFGEIITQKTGIPTKTIDMISTPFVLEALRKTMLSEYTLEDLYRELRSYTPYIGKLYSKEIKQKALHQYVIVTTCLSGEGAAVKLGELIRSAIPAIDEYHIDIVPCNTESFQDKHLENKRILAVVGARDLYLEDTLYISSDKIILEDGLATIAQIISTAVGVEDSEPVSSNIVMNNFLKESLVFLDPVKADDVIRKSFQVISKMWDIEDYNRILIGYMMHTGCMIERCIRGADMDYTDCEKRIKRNEKLYHLVRTAMKIIEREFQIRISDTEVAYIMDNFDTE, from the coding sequence ATGCGGAGAAAATCCAGGGTAGCAGACACATTGAAGCAAATCTGTGCAGACATCAGTTTTTCTTCTATACAGGAAGGCTATGAGGGGGTCAGTGCACAGCAGCTATCCGAATTCATGGGGATGGATCGGGCAAATGTAAGTAAAGAACTGAATCAGCTTTTTCAGGAGGATGCAGTCATCAAAATTACCGGGCGGCCTGTCTATTATTTTGATAGGGAACGAATGGAGGAATTGCTGGCACATCCGCTGGACACCTGCACTGTACCATCCCTGCAGGATTTTCTGCAGGGGCACAGGCAGGATACAGAAAATGATTTTGACAAGCTGATTGGAAGCGATAAAAGTCTAAAGACGATGATAAACAAAGCGAAGGCTGCGATGATCTATCCACCGTTTGGTCTGCATACCTTACTGGTAGGCCCGACAGGAGCCGGTAAGACAATGTTTGCGGAAATCATGTACCAGTATGCAAAGGATCATGGCGTATTGAATAAGACAGCACCGTTTGTCATATTTAACTGTGCCGAATATGCGGACAATCCGCAGCTTTTGCTGGGACAGCTGTTTGGTTATGTCAAGGGTGCTTATACCGGAGCGGAGCGGGAAAATGAGGGACTTGTGGAAAAAGCACAGAATGGAGTTCTGTTTCTCGATGAAATTCATCGCCTGCCTCCGGAGGGACAGGAAATGCTGTTCATGCTGCTGGATAAGGGAGAATACCGTAAGCTGGGAGCCAATGAGACAAGCAAGGATGCAAGGGTGCTCATCATAGCCGCAACAACGGAAAATCTGGAATCCAGTTTGCTGCAGACCTTCCTGCGCAGAATACCAATGACAATAACCATGCCTTCTCTGGAGGATCGCTCGATTGAAGAACGTTACGAGCTGATTGAAAAATTTTTCAGGCAGGAATACAATCAGGTAAAAATACCAATCCATGTAAAGGCGAAGGTCATGCGTGCCCTGCTTTCCTATGACTGTAAAGGAAATATCGGTCAGCTGAAAGCGGATATTCGTCTGCTTTGTGCAAATGGTTTTTTAGAGCATATCTCACGACAGGATGAAGTAATTCGCATTACGCTGTCTCTGCTGCAGGAGCATATTTACCATGGACTTTTGAATTCCGGCAAACAGAAGGAAGTGGATGATTTCCTGACCATGCATGATCAGGATGTATTTGTGTATGATCAGGAGACAAAGCTGGAGCGCTATGATGGAGAATTTTTGAACATCTATGAGGAAATGAACCGCCGTTTTCAGGATTATGAGGCAAAGGGGTACGATAATACAAAAATCAATCACCATATGCGTACCTATATAGAAACCTACATAAAGACATTGAGCAATCAGATTGAAGAGTCGGGAAGTGAAGCGATGCTGTATAAAATCGTTCCGATTCATGTGTATCATGCAGTGGAGGTCGCATTGCAGCTCGCCCAGCAAAGGCTTGGTTACCCAATTTCCAAAAAGGTGTATACTGCAATGGCCCTGCATATTTCCGCACTGCTGGAAAATAAACGCAAGGAGCATGAGCTGAATCCGAATGTATACGATGTATTGAGTGAAAATCCGAATGAGTACCATGTGGCGATGGATATCATGAGCTTTCTTCAGAAGGAACTGGAAATCACGTTTCCACCGCAGGAAATCGTCTTTTTCACGATGTTTCTGTGTATAGAAAAGGACAAACCGCAGGTAAACGGAGCCATTGCGCTTCTTGCGCTGGCACATGGTAACGGGGTGGCACGCAATATGGTGGATGTTGCCAATGCCCTGCTGGATACGCGGCATGGACATGCGCTGGATATGAGTCTGCATCAGAGTGTTGATGATTTTCTGGATACGGTAACCCGCAAGGTAAAGGAAATTGATGAGGGAAAGGGTGTACTGATTCTCGTTGATATGGGATCGCTGTTGTCCTTTGGTGAAATTATCACACAGAAAACCGGCATCCCGACGAAGACGATTGATATGATATCCACCCCGTTTGTGCTGGAGGCATTGCGAAAAACCATGCTGAGTGAGTATACGCTGGAGGATTTGTATCGTGAGCTTAGAAGCTATACACCGTATATCGGCAAGCTGTATTCTAAGGAAATCAAGCAGAAGGCATTGCATCAGTATGTTATCGTAACAACCTGTTTAAGCGGGGAAGGGGCTGCGGTGAAGCTGGGAGAGCTGATCCGTTCTGCGATTCCTGCCATTGATGAATACCATATTGATATTGTGCCGTGTAATACGGAATCCTTTCAGGACAAGCATCTGGAAAACAAACGCATCCTTGCTGTCGTAGGAGCCAGAGATCTGTACCTGGAGGATACGCTGTATATATCAAGTGACAAAATTATTTTAGAGGATGGTCTGGCGACGATTGCACAGATCATATCCACGGCTGTCGGTGTGGAGGACAGTGAACCGGTTTCCTCCAATATCGTTATGAATAACTTCTTGAAGGAGTCACTGGTTTTTCTGGATCCGGTAAAGGCGGATGATGTAATTCGCAAGTCTTTCCAGGTCATATCCAAGATGTGGGATATCGAGGATTACAACCGGATTCTAATTGGCTATATGATGCATACAGGGTGTATGATTGAGCGCTGTATTCGGGGGGCAGATATGGATTATACGGATTGTGAAAAGCGTATTAAGCGTAATGAAAAGCTGTATCACCTGGTTCGTACCGCTATGAAAATCATTGAGCGGGAGTTTCAGATTCGTATCAGTGACACAGAAGTGGCCTATATTATGGATAACTTTGACACAGAATAA
- the gndA gene encoding NADP-dependent phosphogluconate dehydrogenase gives MNNIGVYGLGVMGQSLARNIMSKGFTVSIYNIETEVTEKLAKTYPSLDGYTRLEDFVNSLEQPRKIILMVTAGRVVDSVINSLKPLLEQGDILIDCGNSFYEDTERRMQELEELGLRFIGSGVSGGEKGALYGPSIMPSGDYAAYREIEEIFTAMAAKNEDGSSCCTYIGRKGSGHFVKMVHNGIEYADMQLIAECYGIGKRLFPNDRTAVQKIFGQLNKDNLKSYLLDITEDILEKKEDGEWLLDKVLDVAKQKGTGKWTARVSLEYGVPVPSLLEAVEARFLSAMKEERIAAQECCNSEEVLCKGDASLTASLYKAMLLAKTSIYAQGFALISSVNKECSYGIDMKQLSVIWQNGCIIKSEFLKEIYQAYEKNPDVSNLLVSPVFIKHIQECRTALQEVIHYAMEQRIYVPVLCSALNYINGYTSAELETNLIQAQRDCFGAHTYERVDQEGVFHSDWLK, from the coding sequence ATGAATAATATCGGAGTATACGGTCTTGGTGTAATGGGGCAATCCCTGGCGCGTAATATCATGAGTAAGGGGTTTACCGTATCCATATATAATATAGAAACGGAAGTGACAGAAAAGCTGGCAAAGACCTATCCTTCTCTGGATGGTTACACGCGTCTGGAAGACTTTGTGAATAGTTTGGAACAGCCGCGTAAAATCATTTTAATGGTGACAGCCGGCCGTGTTGTGGACAGTGTAATCAATTCCCTAAAGCCTCTTCTTGAGCAGGGGGATATTCTGATTGATTGCGGTAATTCCTTTTATGAGGATACAGAGCGTAGAATGCAGGAGCTGGAAGAGCTTGGTTTACGGTTTATCGGAAGCGGCGTTTCCGGTGGAGAAAAGGGTGCCTTGTATGGGCCTAGTATCATGCCATCGGGTGATTATGCTGCCTATCGTGAGATTGAAGAAATTTTTACCGCAATGGCCGCTAAAAATGAGGATGGAAGCTCCTGCTGTACCTATATCGGCAGAAAAGGCTCAGGGCATTTTGTAAAGATGGTACATAATGGTATTGAATATGCGGATATGCAGCTAATTGCTGAATGCTATGGTATAGGAAAGCGGCTGTTTCCTAATGACCGTACAGCTGTTCAAAAGATATTCGGCCAACTGAATAAGGACAATCTGAAATCCTATCTGCTGGATATTACAGAGGATATCCTGGAGAAAAAGGAGGATGGGGAATGGCTGCTTGATAAGGTATTAGATGTCGCAAAGCAGAAGGGCACCGGCAAATGGACAGCCCGTGTATCACTGGAATACGGCGTACCTGTACCAAGTCTTTTAGAAGCTGTGGAGGCTAGATTTTTATCCGCAATGAAAGAAGAACGTATTGCGGCACAGGAGTGCTGTAACAGTGAAGAAGTGCTCTGCAAGGGGGATGCGTCCTTGACTGCCAGCCTGTATAAGGCTATGCTGCTGGCGAAAACAAGCATATACGCGCAGGGATTTGCTTTGATATCCAGTGTAAATAAGGAATGTAGCTATGGCATTGATATGAAACAGCTGTCAGTTATATGGCAGAATGGCTGTATCATTAAATCAGAATTTTTGAAGGAAATTTACCAGGCTTATGAGAAAAATCCGGATGTCAGCAACCTGCTTGTTTCCCCTGTATTTATAAAGCATATACAGGAATGCAGAACAGCGTTGCAGGAAGTGATTCATTATGCGATGGAACAGAGGATATATGTACCTGTTTTGTGCAGTGCGCTGAATTATATAAATGGCTATACTTCCGCAGAGCTGGAAACCAATCTGATTCAGGCACAGCGGGACTGCTTTGGTGCACATACCTATGAGCGTGTGGATCAGGAAGGGGTATTTCACAGCGATTGGCTGAAATAA
- a CDS encoding PTS sugar transporter subunit IIC, with the protein MNTFLLAMLCGIWYFLSSIDFGYTISETLGSPALIGAVLGVATGHLQEGLILGGTIELMYLGIIYPGGTVPADGSAAALIAIPIAIKTGMEPTAALVIAVPFGILGGWVYNLKYTVNSFFVHKADKYAEEGNVKGMMRCAREWPLLFMFCITFPEIFLANMVGPDVVSNILNMLPEWAMHGIEVAGGVMPAIGFAIAVYTIGKRDLVPFFVIGYFLVVYFELDVMAVAVFATSIALLIYWMTNKKELAPAVEEDDD; encoded by the coding sequence ATGAATACATTCTTATTAGCGATGTTGTGCGGTATCTGGTATTTCCTGTCTAGTATTGATTTTGGATACACCATCAGTGAAACACTGGGATCACCTGCTCTGATTGGAGCTGTTCTGGGAGTTGCGACTGGTCATCTGCAGGAGGGACTGATTTTAGGGGGAACGATTGAGTTGATGTATCTGGGAATTATATATCCTGGAGGAACTGTACCGGCAGATGGATCGGCTGCGGCATTGATCGCCATTCCAATTGCCATTAAAACAGGAATGGAGCCGACAGCAGCCCTAGTAATTGCCGTACCTTTCGGAATTTTGGGCGGCTGGGTTTATAATCTGAAATATACTGTTAACTCCTTCTTTGTACATAAGGCTGACAAATATGCAGAAGAAGGAAATGTAAAGGGTATGATGCGCTGTGCCAGAGAATGGCCGCTGCTGTTCATGTTCTGTATCACCTTCCCTGAGATTTTCCTGGCAAATATGGTAGGACCGGATGTTGTATCCAATATACTGAACATGCTGCCGGAATGGGCAATGCACGGAATTGAGGTTGCGGGTGGTGTCATGCCTGCCATCGGTTTTGCTATTGCAGTTTATACGATTGGAAAACGTGATCTCGTACCGTTCTTTGTAATCGGATATTTCCTGGTTGTATATTTTGAACTGGATGTTATGGCAGTTGCAGTATTTGCGACATCCATCGCTTTACTGATTTACTGGATGACAAACAAAAAGGAATTAGCGCCTGCTGTAGAGGAGGATGATGACTAA
- a CDS encoding PTS sugar transporter: protein MAEIRLIRIDFRLIHGQVVTKWVKQANADRIIIVNDALAQDEFLGSVYKMAAPSDVRVSIFTIDKAITKWEKNQFGEGNVLMLFKSVEDARSMQKRGFPMKALQIGGLGGGNGRVNTPSGISFDAKDATLLKEIQNEGCEVYIHVVPSQQKYEINKVIENLEF, encoded by the coding sequence ATGGCAGAGATTCGTTTGATTCGCATAGATTTTCGTCTGATCCATGGTCAGGTGGTCACAAAATGGGTAAAGCAGGCAAACGCTGATCGAATCATTATTGTAAATGACGCATTGGCGCAGGATGAATTTTTAGGGAGTGTATATAAAATGGCGGCACCTTCCGATGTACGCGTAAGTATTTTCACCATAGACAAGGCGATTACAAAATGGGAGAAAAATCAGTTTGGGGAAGGAAATGTATTGATGCTGTTTAAATCCGTAGAGGATGCACGAAGTATGCAGAAAAGAGGATTTCCGATGAAAGCATTGCAGATCGGTGGTCTGGGAGGCGGCAACGGACGCGTAAATACGCCAAGTGGAATCTCCTTTGATGCAAAGGATGCCACACTGTTAAAGGAAATACAAAATGAGGGGTGTGAGGTATATATACATGTCGTGCCAAGTCAGCAGAAGTATGAAATCAATAAGGTCATAGAAAATCTGGAATTTTAA